The Microbacterium horticulturae genome has a window encoding:
- a CDS encoding formylglycine-generating enzyme family protein: MVELPGGTFRMGSEDFYPDERPAHDHEVAAFWIDRYEVTNEDYAAFVDDTGYVTVAERELDPAKFPGADPADLVPGSMVFTPTAGPTDLSDWRNWWRWQPGAYWRRPEGPGSSIDEKLRHPVVHIAYEDAAAYASWAGLRLPTEAEQEYAARGGLVGAKFAWGDEPYPGATALANSWLGRFPYDNQGVGGTAPVGSYPPNGYGLYDMTGNVWEWTTDFYTPRHLRLADRPVDAGKRTNLLARASAQEGFPDIPRRVLKGGSHLCSPDYCLRFRPAARSPQAEDTGMSHIGFRCARDA; this comes from the coding sequence ATGGTCGAGCTGCCCGGTGGAACATTCCGCATGGGCTCCGAAGACTTCTATCCCGATGAGCGCCCGGCGCACGACCACGAGGTCGCAGCCTTCTGGATCGACCGATACGAGGTCACCAACGAGGACTACGCCGCGTTCGTCGACGACACCGGGTACGTGACCGTCGCCGAGCGCGAGCTCGATCCGGCGAAGTTCCCCGGTGCCGACCCGGCAGACCTCGTCCCCGGGTCGATGGTGTTCACGCCGACGGCGGGACCCACCGACTTGAGCGACTGGCGCAACTGGTGGCGGTGGCAACCCGGCGCGTACTGGCGGCGGCCGGAGGGCCCCGGCTCGAGCATCGACGAGAAGCTGCGGCATCCCGTCGTCCACATCGCCTATGAGGACGCCGCGGCCTACGCGTCGTGGGCGGGACTGCGCCTGCCCACGGAGGCCGAGCAGGAGTACGCGGCCCGCGGCGGGCTCGTCGGCGCGAAGTTCGCCTGGGGTGACGAGCCGTACCCCGGCGCCACAGCGCTCGCGAACTCGTGGCTGGGGCGCTTCCCGTACGACAACCAGGGCGTGGGCGGCACGGCCCCGGTGGGCTCGTATCCTCCCAACGGGTACGGCCTGTACGACATGACGGGCAACGTCTGGGAGTGGACCACCGATTTCTACACGCCCCGGCACCTGCGCCTCGCTGATCGACCCGTCGACGCCGGCAAGCGCACGAATCTGCTCGCGCGTGCGAGCGCGCAGGAGGGCTTCCCCGACATCCCGCGTCGCGTGCTCAAAGGCGGTTCACACCTGTGCTCCCCCGACTATTGTCTGCGGTTCCGCCCGGCGGCCCGCTCCCCGCAGGCGGAAGACACCGGGATGTCGCACATCGGCTTCCGTTGCGCCCGCGACGCGTGA
- a CDS encoding AI-2E family transporter, translated as MKSRDQPAVPPAAAQPAALGPALRVLLILAASVVALAGLWFARDLVGPLALGAVIVIICHPLRHPLERAGWPRWLATTAVIAVAYIVLIFLVLLLVFAGLQFAHLVADYAKDLEATGENVVAWLSSLGLDEQMSDAAGTFLDASKILSYVTSLGGTVINVLMALFFVLAYIIFMAVDGARYARADAEFGRSIRPTVERFQRFNIGVRRYYIVNASFGAVVAILDGLALWWLGIPAPIVWAILAFVTNFIPNIGFIIGLIPPALLALVVGGWPMMLAVIAIYCVVNVVLQVLVQPKFVADAVNLSLTLSFFSVIFWTFIIGPLGAILSIPLTLLVRALVLEGDPGARWLRWLSGEAVVAGTTD; from the coding sequence GTGAAATCCCGCGATCAGCCCGCCGTGCCGCCGGCCGCCGCGCAGCCGGCCGCGCTCGGCCCCGCATTGCGCGTCCTGCTGATCCTGGCGGCATCCGTCGTGGCCCTCGCGGGGCTCTGGTTCGCTCGTGATCTCGTCGGCCCGCTCGCACTCGGGGCGGTCATAGTGATCATCTGCCACCCGCTGCGCCATCCGCTGGAGCGCGCCGGCTGGCCGCGATGGCTTGCGACCACGGCCGTGATCGCCGTGGCATACATCGTGCTGATCTTCCTCGTGCTGCTGCTCGTGTTCGCCGGCCTCCAGTTCGCGCACCTGGTCGCGGATTACGCGAAAGACCTGGAGGCCACCGGCGAGAACGTCGTCGCCTGGCTCAGCTCGCTGGGGCTCGACGAGCAGATGTCGGATGCCGCGGGCACCTTCCTCGACGCCTCGAAGATCCTCTCCTACGTGACCTCGCTGGGCGGCACGGTGATCAACGTGCTCATGGCACTGTTCTTCGTGCTCGCCTACATCATCTTCATGGCCGTCGACGGAGCGCGGTACGCGCGCGCCGACGCGGAGTTCGGCCGCAGCATCCGCCCCACCGTCGAGCGCTTCCAGCGCTTCAACATCGGCGTGCGCCGGTACTACATCGTCAACGCGAGCTTCGGCGCCGTCGTCGCGATCCTTGACGGCCTCGCGCTCTGGTGGCTGGGGATCCCCGCGCCGATCGTGTGGGCGATCCTCGCCTTCGTGACGAACTTCATCCCCAACATCGGGTTCATCATCGGCCTCATCCCGCCGGCGCTGCTGGCGCTCGTGGTCGGCGGCTGGCCGATGATGCTCGCCGTGATCGCGATCTACTGCGTCGTCAACGTCGTGCTGCAGGTGCTCGTCCAGCCGAAATTCGTGGCGGACGCCGTGAACCTGAGCCTCACGCTGAGCTTCTTCTCGGTCATCTTCTGGACGTTCATCATCGGGCCGCTCGGGGCGATCCTCTCGATCCCGCTCACGCTGCTCGTGCGCGCCCTCGTGCTGGAAGGCGACCCCGGTGCGCGGTGGCTGCGCTGGCTCTCGGGCGAGGCCGTCGTTGCCGGCACGACGGACTGA